In Candidatus Kryptobacter tengchongensis, the following are encoded in one genomic region:
- a CDS encoding Regulator of protease activity HflC, stomatin/prohibitin superfamily — translation MTISLLTVVIVFLIIILSSAIRVLREYERGVVFRLGRLIGAKGPGLIFLIPIVDRMVKVSLRTVVLDVPPQDVITRDNVSIKVNAVVYFRVVDPEKAIVEVEDYLYATSQLSQTTLRSVLGQSELDEILSEREKINQNLQQIIDAHTDPWGIKVSMVEIKHVDLPEEMKRAMARQAEAERERRAKVIHAEGEYQAAQRLAEAAQIIGQYPTAIQLRFLQTLTEVASEKNSTTIFPIPIELIRPFIETGDKKK, via the coding sequence ATGACAATATCACTTTTAACAGTAGTTATAGTTTTCTTAATAATCATACTTTCAAGTGCTATAAGAGTTCTCCGTGAATATGAGAGAGGTGTTGTTTTCAGACTTGGTAGATTGATAGGGGCGAAGGGTCCAGGACTTATATTTTTGATTCCGATAGTTGATAGGATGGTAAAGGTGAGTTTGAGAACTGTTGTCCTTGATGTCCCACCTCAAGATGTTATAACAAGGGATAATGTTTCAATAAAAGTTAATGCTGTAGTTTATTTCAGGGTTGTTGATCCAGAGAAAGCGATAGTTGAAGTTGAAGACTACCTTTATGCGACATCTCAGCTTTCTCAGACGACTTTGAGAAGTGTCCTTGGTCAGAGTGAACTTGATGAAATTCTTTCAGAGAGAGAAAAAATAAATCAAAACCTTCAGCAAATAATTGATGCTCATACTGATCCTTGGGGCATCAAGGTTTCAATGGTTGAGATAAAACATGTTGATCTTCCTGAGGAAATGAAGAGAGCAATGGCAAGGCAAGCAGAAGCAGAGAGGGAAAGGAGAGCAAAGGTAATTCACGCTGAGGGTGAATATCAAGCAGCTCAACGCCTTGCCGAAGCAGCTCAAATCATAGGACAATATCCAACGGCAATCCAACTCAGATTTTTACAAACATTAACCGAAGTAGCTTCTGAAAAGAACTCAACAACAATTTTTCCGATCCCGATTGAGCTTATAAGACCATTTATTGAAACTGGTGATAAAAAGAAATAG
- a CDS encoding Sugar or nucleoside kinase, ribokinase family, whose translation MKLLVVGSVALDTIETPFDKVVDAPGGSALYISISASYFTKSIGLVGIIGDDFPSDVIDDLKGRGVNLKGLKIINGGKTFRWAGKYHYDMNTRETIYTHLNVFADFKPVIPDEFKSSEYVCLGNIDPTLQMSVLDQVDNPKLVIADTMNFWIERKYDELLETLKRVNVLIVNDAEARQIAREPNLIKAGKKILKLGPDVVIIKKGEHGAVLMIDSVIFSAPAYPIESIQDPTGAGDTFAGGFAGWIAKTDDISEKNLRKAVIYGSAIASFCVEGFGINRIRNLSWKEIQERFEAFREITKFEVD comes from the coding sequence TTGAAGCTTCTTGTTGTGGGCTCTGTAGCACTTGACACAATTGAAACGCCGTTTGACAAAGTAGTAGATGCGCCTGGAGGTTCAGCTCTTTACATTTCAATTTCGGCAAGTTATTTTACTAAATCAATCGGGCTTGTTGGAATTATCGGTGATGATTTCCCAAGTGATGTAATTGATGATTTGAAGGGAAGGGGTGTGAATCTGAAAGGATTGAAAATTATAAATGGTGGTAAAACATTTAGATGGGCTGGGAAATATCATTATGATATGAACACAAGGGAAACCATCTATACTCATTTGAACGTATTTGCTGATTTTAAGCCTGTCATACCCGATGAGTTTAAGTCAAGTGAGTATGTATGTCTTGGTAATATTGATCCGACCCTTCAGATGAGTGTTCTTGATCAGGTTGATAACCCAAAGCTTGTAATTGCTGATACAATGAATTTTTGGATTGAGAGAAAATACGATGAGTTGCTTGAGACATTGAAGCGAGTAAATGTTTTAATTGTTAATGATGCTGAAGCCAGACAAATTGCAAGGGAGCCGAATCTAATAAAGGCTGGCAAAAAAATTTTGAAACTTGGTCCCGATGTTGTGATAATTAAAAAGGGTGAGCATGGGGCAGTTTTGATGATTGATAGCGTGATTTTTTCTGCTCCTGCTTATCCGATAGAGTCAATCCAAGATCCAACAGGCGCTGGGGATACATTTGCGGGTGGTTTTGCTGGCTGGATTGCAAAAACAGATGATATTTCGGAGAAAAATTTGAGAAAAGCAGTAATTTATGGAAGCGCAATCGCTTCTTTTTGTGTTGAGGGCTTCGGGATAAATAGAATTAGGAATTTGTCATGGAAGGAGATTCAGGAGAGATTTGAGGCTTTTCGGGAAATAACAAAGTTTGAAGTGGATTAG